A region of Pyxidicoccus parkwaysis DNA encodes the following proteins:
- a CDS encoding GNAT family N-acetyltransferase — MSLDLDIEELTPELWPALEKLFGANGACAGCWCMYWRLELGERYRDVKGPTAKRMMKALVERGEAQGLLAFDNGEPVGWVTLGPRRSFPRLDRAPSLQCDDADDVWSVPCFFIHKDYRGQGVATALLQAALKVLRKRGAKVVEGYPVKPPDGAVRIPNASAYTGTLPFFLKHGFTHVAVRPQGKQRVRRTLARRR, encoded by the coding sequence ATGTCCCTGGACCTCGACATCGAGGAACTGACGCCGGAGCTGTGGCCCGCCCTGGAGAAGCTCTTCGGAGCGAACGGCGCCTGCGCGGGCTGCTGGTGCATGTACTGGCGCCTGGAGTTGGGCGAGCGCTACCGCGACGTGAAGGGCCCCACCGCGAAGCGGATGATGAAGGCGCTCGTGGAGCGCGGAGAGGCCCAGGGCCTGCTCGCCTTCGATAACGGCGAGCCCGTGGGCTGGGTGACGCTGGGCCCGCGCCGGAGCTTCCCCAGGCTGGACCGCGCGCCGAGCCTCCAGTGCGACGACGCGGACGACGTCTGGTCGGTGCCGTGCTTCTTCATCCACAAGGACTACCGGGGCCAGGGCGTGGCCACCGCGCTGCTCCAGGCCGCGCTGAAGGTGCTCCGGAAGCGAGGCGCGAAGGTGGTGGAGGGCTACCCCGTGAAACCGCCAGACGGCGCGGTTCGTATCCCCAACGCCTCGGCCTACACGGGCACGCTGCCGTTCTTCCTCAAGCACGGCTTCACGCATGTCGCGGTGCGTCCACAGGGCAAGCAGCGCGTGCGCAGGACGCTGGCCCGGAGGCGGTGA
- a CDS encoding 3-oxoacyl-ACP synthase III family protein — MTSNVCVIGAGAFVPSRIVSNARIARAIPGWPAERIEEKIGVRERRFLWDIDEVSGRAVPPPENDGHYYPANNTDMCEVALKKALAQSGVAASELDALFVVTCTPDAPHFNHDAMELHRRLELREDAFALLVDDGCGGTPYVLDMVQKMMAGGRFRTVAVVASAFTSPLVNREVYTDELPPGPGRARALQGYLSMYVFGDGAGAVVLQSRPAQEGGAGILASFSGNAHGDLVIRKGGGLLKLPYQPGRMRPADMAFVVDGFKVARSYPEYMQKCLDTIFTPRPEMKAQVRRYYFHQPNKRVMDAFIDRAGLPTEAVACNVDRYGNTSAAGMLILLAEDLEAGRVRLGGGDLVVVAAVGANIHYGAQLVRL, encoded by the coding sequence ATGACATCCAATGTCTGTGTTATCGGTGCGGGTGCCTTCGTTCCTTCACGGATTGTGAGCAATGCACGTATCGCGCGAGCCATTCCCGGGTGGCCCGCGGAGCGCATCGAGGAAAAGATTGGCGTCCGTGAGCGGCGCTTCCTCTGGGACATCGACGAGGTGAGCGGCCGCGCGGTGCCGCCGCCGGAGAACGACGGCCACTACTACCCGGCGAACAACACGGACATGTGCGAGGTGGCGCTGAAGAAGGCGCTGGCGCAGTCCGGTGTGGCCGCGAGCGAGCTGGACGCGCTCTTCGTCGTCACCTGCACGCCGGACGCGCCGCACTTCAACCACGACGCCATGGAACTGCACCGCCGGCTGGAGCTGCGCGAGGACGCCTTCGCGCTGCTGGTGGACGACGGCTGCGGCGGCACGCCGTACGTGCTGGACATGGTGCAGAAGATGATGGCGGGCGGGCGCTTCCGCACGGTGGCGGTGGTGGCCTCGGCCTTCACGTCGCCGCTGGTGAACCGCGAGGTGTACACGGACGAACTGCCGCCGGGCCCGGGGCGCGCCCGTGCGCTCCAGGGCTATCTGTCCATGTACGTCTTCGGCGACGGCGCGGGCGCGGTGGTGCTCCAGTCGAGGCCGGCCCAGGAGGGCGGTGCGGGCATCCTGGCCTCCTTCTCCGGCAACGCGCACGGGGACCTGGTCATCCGCAAGGGCGGTGGCCTGCTGAAGCTGCCGTACCAGCCCGGCCGCATGCGCCCGGCGGACATGGCCTTCGTGGTGGACGGCTTCAAGGTGGCGAGGAGTTATCCGGAGTACATGCAGAAGTGCCTGGACACGATTTTCACTCCGCGCCCGGAGATGAAGGCCCAGGTCCGGCGGTACTATTTCCACCAGCCGAACAAGCGGGTGATGGACGCCTTCATCGACAGGGCGGGCCTGCCCACCGAGGCCGTGGCATGCAACGTGGACAGGTACGGCAACACGTCGGCGGCGGGGATGCTCATCTTGTTGGCTGAGGACCTGGAGGCGGGTCGGGTTCGGCTGGGCGGAGGAGACCTGGTGGTGGTCGCGGCGGTGGGAGCAAACATCCACTACGGGGCGCAGCTGGTGAGGCTATGA
- the tkt gene encoding transketolase: protein MTTDKQDVLAINTIRTLAMDAVQQAHSGHPGAPMSLAPVAYQLWQQELRYDPSHPIWPDRDRFILSNGHASMLLYSLLHLAGVKRVTRQYTVEDAPTVSLDDIKKFRQLDSSTPGHPEYRWTSGVETTTGPLGQGVSNSVGMAIASRWLAGYFNRPGFEMFSYDVYAICGDGDLMEGVASEAASVAGHLQLPNLCWIYDSNHISIDGSTDLAFTEDVGRRFEGYGWRVLRVPDANDLTAMGEALRTFKTMRGKPTLIIVTTQIAFGAPKLQGSAKAHGEPLGEEEIKGAKRNYGWPEDAKFLVPDGVRERFQERMGARGKQLRDAWEQRFQEYRKQFPELADQLERMQRRDTPQGWDSELPTFPADAKGMATRESSGKVLNAVAKHYPWLVGGSADLNPSTKTYINGSESMKPGEFSGRNIHFGVREHAMGSIVNGLCLSKLRGYGATFLIFSDYQRPAIRLSALMELPALHIFTHDSIGLGEDGPTHQPVEQLASLRAIPGIIVMRPGDANEVVEAWRVIGEQRKHPVVLVLTRQPVPTLDRSKYGAASGVKRGGYVLADAEGGKPELILIGTGSEVQLCLDAHDKLKAEGIKSRVVSLPSWELFEEQSEEYRNSVLPPDVKARVAVEKAAAFGWERWVGISGDVVAMRSFGASAPIKALQEKFGFTVDNVVKVSKDTLAKLKK from the coding sequence ATGACGACCGACAAGCAGGACGTGCTGGCCATCAACACCATCCGCACCCTGGCCATGGATGCGGTGCAGCAGGCCCACTCGGGCCACCCGGGGGCTCCCATGTCCCTGGCCCCCGTGGCGTATCAGCTCTGGCAACAGGAGCTGCGCTATGACCCGTCCCACCCCATCTGGCCGGACCGCGACAGGTTCATCCTCTCCAACGGCCACGCCTCCATGTTGCTGTATTCGCTGCTCCACCTCGCCGGGGTGAAGCGCGTCACCCGGCAGTACACCGTCGAGGACGCCCCCACCGTCTCCCTCGACGACATCAAGAAGTTCCGCCAGCTCGACTCGTCCACCCCCGGCCACCCCGAGTACCGGTGGACCAGCGGCGTCGAGACGACCACCGGCCCCCTGGGCCAGGGCGTCTCCAACAGCGTGGGCATGGCCATCGCCAGCCGGTGGCTCGCCGGGTACTTCAACCGCCCCGGCTTCGAGATGTTCAGCTACGACGTCTACGCCATCTGCGGTGATGGCGACTTGATGGAAGGCGTCGCCTCCGAGGCCGCCTCCGTCGCCGGCCACCTCCAGCTGCCCAACCTCTGCTGGATCTACGACTCCAACCACATCTCCATCGACGGCAGCACCGACCTCGCCTTCACCGAGGACGTGGGCCGCCGCTTCGAGGGCTACGGCTGGCGCGTGCTCCGCGTGCCCGACGCCAATGACCTCACCGCCATGGGCGAGGCCCTGCGCACCTTCAAGACGATGCGCGGCAAGCCCACGCTCATCATCGTGACGACGCAGATTGCCTTCGGCGCGCCCAAGCTCCAGGGCTCCGCGAAGGCCCACGGCGAGCCGCTGGGCGAGGAGGAAATCAAGGGCGCCAAGCGCAACTACGGCTGGCCCGAGGACGCGAAGTTCCTCGTCCCCGACGGCGTGCGCGAGCGCTTCCAGGAGCGCATGGGCGCCCGCGGCAAGCAGCTCCGCGACGCGTGGGAGCAGCGCTTCCAGGAGTACCGCAAGCAGTTCCCCGAGCTGGCCGACCAGCTCGAGCGCATGCAGCGCCGGGACACGCCCCAGGGCTGGGACTCCGAGCTGCCGACGTTCCCCGCCGACGCCAAGGGCATGGCCACCCGCGAGTCCAGCGGCAAGGTGCTCAATGCCGTGGCCAAGCACTACCCGTGGCTCGTGGGCGGCTCCGCGGACCTCAACCCGTCCACGAAGACGTACATCAACGGCTCCGAGTCGATGAAGCCCGGTGAGTTCTCCGGCCGCAACATCCACTTCGGCGTGCGCGAGCACGCGATGGGCTCCATCGTCAACGGCCTGTGCCTGAGCAAGCTGCGCGGCTACGGCGCCACGTTCCTCATCTTCAGCGACTACCAGCGCCCCGCCATCCGCCTGTCCGCGCTGATGGAGCTGCCCGCGCTGCACATCTTCACGCACGACTCCATCGGCCTCGGAGAGGACGGGCCCACGCACCAGCCGGTGGAGCAGCTCGCGTCGCTGCGCGCGATTCCGGGCATCATCGTGATGCGCCCCGGCGACGCGAACGAGGTGGTGGAGGCGTGGCGGGTGATTGGCGAGCAGCGCAAGCACCCGGTGGTGCTGGTGCTGACGCGGCAGCCGGTGCCCACGCTGGACCGCAGCAAGTACGGCGCGGCGTCCGGCGTGAAGCGCGGCGGCTACGTGCTGGCGGACGCGGAGGGCGGCAAGCCGGAGCTCATCCTCATCGGCACGGGCAGCGAGGTGCAGCTGTGCCTGGACGCGCACGACAAGCTCAAGGCCGAGGGCATCAAGTCCCGCGTGGTGAGCCTGCCGTCGTGGGAGCTGTTCGAGGAGCAGTCGGAGGAGTACCGGAACAGCGTCCTGCCTCCGGACGTGAAGGCCCGCGTCGCGGTGGAGAAGGCCGCTGCGTTCGGCTGGGAGCGCTGGGTGGGCATCTCCGGCGACGTCGTCGCGATGCGCAGCTTCGGCGCGTCCGCGCCCATCAAGGCGCTGCAGGAGAAGTTCGGCTTCACCGTGGACAACGTGGTGAAGGTGTCCAAGGACACGCTCGCGAAGCTGAAGAAGTAG
- the truB gene encoding tRNA pseudouridine(55) synthase TruB, protein MTPGIYRVHKPVGSTSFSVVQSFLEETRARPGKRVPVCHGGTLDPFAEGLLLVLVGGATRLFELLHAVPKTYEAEVIWGRETDTGDLHGRAVHEGDTSTLTPEALDAVLPRFVGWQEQVPPATSAKKIDGEPAYRKAHRGEVVELPPSRVYLHQARWLSHALPHSSRLLLTCRGGYYVRSLARDMGRMLGCGAHLSALKRTAIGPWEDPPPGQRLGAHGRELLPWSRARLLTDHDVGELRRERGIPLGAIQPPDWKLPAGFPDPEAPVRGFHQGRLTFLLRERDGALWSETEFRGGL, encoded by the coding sequence ATGACTCCCGGTATCTATCGGGTCCACAAGCCGGTGGGCTCCACGAGCTTCTCGGTGGTGCAGTCGTTCCTCGAGGAGACGCGAGCCCGTCCGGGCAAGCGCGTGCCGGTGTGCCATGGCGGGACGCTGGACCCGTTCGCGGAAGGGCTGCTGCTCGTATTGGTGGGCGGAGCCACGCGCCTGTTCGAATTGCTCCACGCCGTGCCAAAGACATACGAGGCCGAGGTCATCTGGGGCCGGGAGACGGACACTGGAGACCTGCACGGAAGAGCGGTGCATGAGGGCGACACCTCGACGCTGACCCCTGAGGCACTGGACGCCGTACTCCCACGCTTCGTGGGTTGGCAGGAGCAGGTGCCCCCGGCCACGAGCGCGAAGAAGATTGACGGAGAGCCGGCCTACCGGAAGGCCCACCGGGGCGAGGTGGTGGAATTGCCACCGTCGCGCGTGTACCTGCATCAGGCCCGATGGCTCTCCCACGCGCTGCCGCACTCGAGCCGGCTCCTGCTCACCTGCCGGGGCGGCTACTACGTGCGCTCGCTCGCAAGGGACATGGGCCGCATGCTCGGCTGTGGCGCGCACCTGTCCGCGCTGAAGCGCACCGCGATAGGCCCCTGGGAAGACCCACCGCCTGGACAGCGCCTCGGAGCTCACGGACGCGAGCTGCTGCCCTGGAGCCGGGCACGACTCCTCACGGACCACGACGTGGGCGAGCTGCGCCGCGAGCGAGGGATTCCCCTGGGAGCCATTCAACCTCCCGACTGGAAGCTGCCCGCCGGCTTCCCGGACCCGGAGGCTCCGGTGCGAGGCTTCCACCAGGGCCGTCTCACCTTCCTCCTCCGAGAGCGGGACGGCGCGCTCTGGAGCGAGACCGAGTTTCGCGGAGGCCTGTGA
- a CDS encoding vWA domain-containing protein gives MFLPFFYELRRRGVKVGAQEALALAGALQAGLHDSSLDGFYHVARALLVHSETQLDTFDQAFLAHFKGVETAGLELTQELLSWLEDARERRDLSPEELALLEQLDPEEIRRLFEERLREQKERHDGGNRWIGTGGTSPFGNGGLAREGMRVGGKGGRQGMALMQAGARKYAGYRDDLVLDTRQLAVALRKLRAFARDGAAEELDVDESIAATAKNAGELEVVTRPPRRPNTRVVLAMDVGGSMDPYAAVMSRLFSAASHATHFKELRIYYFHNCVYGKLYATPQLTGGVTVSELLAQVGRHHKLVMVGDASMAPYELSIRTDAEGHYKADGLEGLTWMMQLAQHFERNVWLNPEPMGTWRSGTISVIARVFPMFPLTVEGLGEAVTHLTRGRTVKGVAARR, from the coding sequence ATGTTCCTGCCATTCTTCTACGAGCTGCGCAGGCGCGGGGTGAAGGTGGGCGCGCAGGAGGCGCTCGCGCTGGCGGGGGCGCTCCAGGCGGGGCTCCACGACAGCAGCCTGGATGGTTTCTATCACGTGGCGCGCGCGCTCCTCGTCCACTCGGAGACGCAGCTCGACACCTTCGACCAGGCGTTCCTCGCGCACTTCAAGGGCGTGGAGACCGCGGGCCTGGAGCTGACGCAGGAGCTGCTGTCCTGGCTGGAGGACGCTCGCGAGCGGCGCGACTTGAGCCCCGAGGAGCTGGCGCTGCTGGAGCAGCTGGACCCGGAGGAGATTCGCCGTCTGTTCGAGGAGCGCCTGCGCGAACAGAAGGAGCGCCATGACGGCGGCAACCGGTGGATTGGCACCGGCGGCACGTCTCCCTTTGGAAATGGCGGCCTCGCTCGCGAGGGCATGCGCGTGGGAGGCAAGGGCGGCCGGCAGGGCATGGCGCTGATGCAGGCGGGGGCCCGGAAGTACGCGGGCTACCGCGATGACCTGGTGCTGGACACGCGGCAACTCGCGGTGGCGCTGCGCAAGCTGCGGGCCTTCGCTCGCGATGGCGCGGCGGAGGAACTGGACGTGGACGAGTCCATCGCCGCCACCGCGAAGAACGCGGGTGAGCTGGAGGTGGTGACGCGGCCTCCGCGCCGGCCGAACACGCGCGTGGTGCTGGCCATGGACGTGGGCGGCTCCATGGACCCGTACGCGGCGGTGATGAGCCGGCTGTTCAGCGCGGCGAGCCACGCGACGCACTTCAAGGAACTGCGAATCTATTACTTCCACAACTGCGTCTACGGAAAGCTGTACGCCACGCCGCAGCTCACGGGCGGCGTGACGGTGTCCGAGCTGCTCGCGCAGGTGGGGCGGCACCACAAGCTGGTCATGGTGGGCGACGCGTCCATGGCGCCGTATGAGCTGTCCATCCGTACCGACGCGGAGGGGCACTACAAGGCGGACGGGCTGGAAGGGCTCACGTGGATGATGCAGCTCGCGCAGCACTTCGAGCGCAACGTGTGGCTCAACCCCGAGCCGATGGGCACGTGGCGCTCGGGGACGATTTCGGTGATTGCGCGCGTGTTCCCCATGTTCCCCCTCACCGTGGAGGGACTTGGCGAGGCCGTGACGCACCTGACGCGCGGGCGCACCGTGAAGGGCGTGGCGGCGCGGCGGTAA
- a CDS encoding vegetative protein: MQTAVQRMDEGLEALEMLRSATYRLAPLTSRLGAMAGVRTPSTGARAPSAGARAPSVIPEPAAKRGRGPAKRGRKPLTDGAAGRAVMKAPAPVQRARVEEGTKPCAVIGCKRPSRSKGYCSAHYQKLRLLMRTNRRPTDWVDDARPQSVREVKLPRGRAASKALQESAPPSPPAAPPKPKAWVRKKGKGEKVSLH, from the coding sequence TTGCAGACAGCCGTTCAGCGCATGGATGAAGGACTCGAGGCGTTGGAGATGCTGCGCTCGGCGACGTACCGCCTGGCGCCGCTGACCAGCCGTCTCGGTGCGATGGCGGGAGTGCGGACGCCCTCGACGGGAGCACGGGCGCCCTCGGCGGGAGCGCGAGCGCCCTCGGTGATTCCGGAGCCCGCGGCGAAGCGGGGCCGGGGCCCGGCGAAGCGCGGGCGGAAGCCGCTGACGGATGGAGCCGCGGGCCGTGCGGTGATGAAGGCGCCGGCGCCGGTGCAGCGCGCGAGGGTGGAGGAGGGCACGAAGCCGTGCGCCGTCATCGGCTGCAAGCGCCCGAGCCGCTCGAAGGGCTACTGCTCGGCGCACTACCAGAAGCTGCGGCTGCTGATGCGCACCAACCGCCGGCCGACGGACTGGGTGGACGACGCGAGGCCGCAGTCCGTGCGCGAGGTGAAGCTGCCGCGCGGGCGCGCCGCGAGCAAGGCGCTGCAGGAGTCCGCGCCGCCGTCCCCGCCCGCCGCGCCGCCCAAGCCCAAGGCCTGGGTGCGCAAGAAGGGCAAGGGCGAGAAGGTGTCCCTGCACTGA
- a CDS encoding DUF2378 family protein, with the protein MTDKGDKGSRPIEGLDASVSKDLETRLALATKDDTARGLFFNGVVAAVRVLGGDAAVERCLAASGEKKFIDFFNYPVAAFLRLAFSAAQLMGPKYGGFDGALRRMGVVATQDFLSSAAGKTLLLLASDSPKRLVGNLHAGYRAAVSYGERGVTWTGDKTGVFFMKRDFMPPAYHEGTLQAAIEAVGGKQVQVHGRQTGPLDTEYTLSWE; encoded by the coding sequence ATGACCGACAAGGGTGACAAGGGCAGCAGACCCATCGAAGGGCTCGATGCGAGCGTTTCCAAGGACCTCGAGACGCGGCTCGCGCTGGCCACGAAGGACGACACGGCGCGCGGGCTGTTCTTCAACGGCGTGGTGGCCGCGGTGCGCGTGCTCGGTGGAGACGCGGCGGTGGAGCGTTGCCTGGCGGCGAGCGGGGAGAAGAAGTTCATCGACTTCTTCAACTACCCGGTGGCGGCCTTCCTCCGGCTGGCCTTCTCGGCGGCGCAGCTGATGGGGCCCAAGTACGGGGGCTTCGACGGAGCGCTGCGCCGCATGGGCGTGGTGGCGACGCAGGACTTCCTCTCGTCCGCGGCGGGCAAGACGCTGCTGCTCCTGGCGTCGGACAGCCCGAAGCGGCTGGTGGGCAACCTGCACGCGGGCTACCGCGCTGCGGTGAGCTACGGCGAGCGCGGCGTGACGTGGACGGGAGACAAGACGGGCGTCTTCTTCATGAAGCGCGACTTCATGCCTCCGGCCTACCACGAGGGCACGCTGCAGGCGGCCATCGAGGCGGTGGGCGGCAAGCAGGTGCAGGTGCACGGCCGCCAGACGGGGCCGCTCGACACCGAGTACACGCTGTCCTGGGAGTAA
- a CDS encoding AAA family ATPase yields MTSAPTPVRFRGTDSYLTNEGLQAAVNCALTLQRPLLVKGEPGTGKTLLAEAIAQSLGHRLLTWHVKSTTRAQDGLYVYDTVQRLYDSRFGDGDVRDIRRYIKMGPLGDAFSAPERVVLLIDEVDKADLEFPNDLLHELDRMRFRVTETGDEVAAKHRPVVVITSNNEKELPDAFLRRCVFHFIDFPDAELMRRIVAVHHPGLDANLTEQALKVFYELRAFTRLRKRPSTSELIDWIAVLKSQGVTDIKLDENLPFLGALLKKEQDLVSVAEAFGRGRRPRA; encoded by the coding sequence ATGACTTCGGCTCCCACCCCCGTCCGCTTCCGAGGCACCGACTCCTACCTGACCAACGAGGGCCTCCAGGCCGCGGTCAACTGCGCGTTGACGCTCCAGCGGCCGCTGCTCGTGAAGGGGGAGCCTGGCACCGGCAAGACGCTGCTGGCCGAGGCGATTGCCCAGTCGTTGGGCCACCGGCTGCTCACCTGGCACGTGAAGAGCACCACCCGCGCGCAGGACGGCCTCTATGTCTATGACACCGTCCAGCGTCTGTATGACTCGCGCTTCGGCGACGGCGACGTGCGCGACATCCGCCGCTACATCAAGATGGGGCCGCTGGGTGACGCATTCTCCGCTCCCGAGCGCGTGGTGCTCCTCATCGACGAGGTGGACAAGGCGGACCTCGAGTTCCCCAATGACCTCCTCCACGAGCTGGACCGGATGCGCTTCCGCGTCACCGAGACGGGCGACGAGGTGGCCGCGAAGCACCGCCCCGTGGTGGTGATTACGTCCAACAACGAGAAGGAGCTGCCGGACGCCTTCCTGCGCCGCTGCGTCTTCCACTTCATCGACTTCCCAGACGCGGAGCTCATGCGCCGCATCGTCGCCGTGCACCACCCGGGGCTGGACGCGAACCTCACCGAGCAGGCGCTGAAGGTCTTCTACGAGCTGCGCGCCTTCACCCGCCTGCGCAAGCGGCCCTCCACCAGCGAGCTCATCGACTGGATTGCGGTGCTCAAATCCCAGGGCGTCACCGACATCAAGCTGGATGAGAATCTGCCGTTCCTCGGGGCCCTGCTGAAGAAGGAGCAGGACCTGGTCTCCGTGGCGGAGGCCTTCGGGCGCGGCCGGCGTCCCCGGGCGTAG
- a CDS encoding MASE1 domain-containing protein encodes MLTSRSNPRRWWPLVRMGLLVVAYAVSVWLGGLLVLPPENVSAMWPPSGVALAALLLTRYRQWPVLLLALFVAGVMAFVQGWDRLPSLTGVVAGNLLEAVVGAVLLRRLVRFHPSLDRVRDVLGLVVLAALVSCSLGATLGVGLPLARGELGPQGFWPTWRVFWIGDAMGVLVMAPLMLTWLTGGLGGWTRRLGGELAALLVCLGVATHLVFSTALPTAPNAIALHPMTYLAFPFLLWAALRFEARGSALATAVLSTVALWHTAHGSGPFAQAAWHNISLSYLQSFIAAASVSGLLLASALGERRRAQEEVSHLNQELRDSLRTLAATQAELVRRERMAALGELSATVAHEVRNPLGAIANAVAALRRLAPRDMEGPASGMLDIMDEEVRRLDLIVNDLLDFARPMEPRLQSQQLPPVVDGALSASLRSGPAHITVSRTLDESLPPIAVDPQLIHVALTNLFTNAVQAMPGGGTLTTKLEPDTRAGTPHARLTISDTGHGMAPEVRARIFEPFYTTRASGTGLGLAIVRRIVDSHHGEVAVHSTVGQGTTFTVWLPYASGPEQVTG; translated from the coding sequence GTGCTCACATCCCGTTCCAACCCGCGCAGGTGGTGGCCGCTCGTCCGGATGGGGCTGCTCGTCGTGGCCTATGCGGTGTCGGTCTGGCTGGGCGGGCTGCTCGTCCTGCCGCCGGAGAACGTGTCCGCGATGTGGCCCCCCAGCGGCGTGGCGCTGGCGGCGCTGCTGCTCACCCGGTACCGGCAGTGGCCCGTCCTGCTGCTGGCCTTGTTCGTCGCGGGCGTCATGGCCTTCGTCCAGGGGTGGGACCGACTGCCGAGCCTGACGGGCGTCGTCGCGGGCAACCTCCTGGAGGCGGTGGTGGGCGCCGTGCTGCTGCGGCGGCTGGTGCGGTTCCATCCGTCCCTGGACCGGGTGCGGGACGTGCTCGGGCTGGTGGTGCTGGCGGCGCTCGTCAGTTGCTCGCTGGGCGCAACGCTGGGTGTAGGCCTGCCGCTGGCGCGGGGGGAGCTGGGGCCGCAGGGCTTCTGGCCCACGTGGCGCGTGTTCTGGATTGGCGACGCCATGGGCGTGCTGGTGATGGCGCCGCTGATGCTCACCTGGCTGACGGGCGGACTGGGCGGGTGGACGCGCCGGCTCGGCGGAGAGCTGGCGGCACTGTTGGTGTGCCTGGGCGTGGCCACGCACCTGGTGTTCAGCACGGCGCTCCCCACGGCCCCGAATGCCATCGCGCTGCACCCGATGACGTACCTGGCATTCCCCTTCCTGCTGTGGGCGGCGCTGCGCTTCGAGGCCCGGGGCTCGGCGCTGGCCACGGCGGTGCTGTCCACGGTGGCGCTGTGGCACACCGCGCACGGCAGCGGCCCGTTCGCCCAGGCGGCGTGGCACAACATCAGCCTCTCGTACCTCCAGTCGTTCATCGCCGCCGCCAGCGTGTCCGGGCTGCTGCTGGCCAGCGCGCTGGGTGAGCGGCGCCGCGCGCAGGAGGAGGTGAGCCACCTCAACCAGGAGCTGCGCGACTCGCTGCGCACGCTGGCGGCCACGCAGGCGGAGCTGGTGCGGCGCGAGCGCATGGCCGCGCTCGGCGAGCTGAGCGCCACCGTGGCCCACGAGGTGCGCAACCCGCTCGGCGCCATCGCCAACGCCGTGGCGGCCCTGCGCCGGCTCGCACCCAGGGACATGGAGGGGCCCGCGAGCGGCATGCTGGACATCATGGACGAGGAGGTCCGTCGGCTGGACCTCATCGTCAATGACCTGCTCGACTTCGCGCGGCCCATGGAGCCGAGGCTCCAATCCCAGCAGCTGCCTCCCGTGGTGGACGGGGCGCTGAGCGCGTCACTGCGCTCCGGGCCCGCGCACATCACCGTGTCCCGCACCCTGGACGAGAGCCTGCCGCCCATCGCCGTGGACCCGCAGCTGATTCACGTGGCGCTGACCAACCTGTTCACCAACGCGGTGCAGGCCATGCCGGGCGGGGGCACACTCACCACGAAGCTCGAGCCCGACACGCGCGCGGGCACGCCTCATGCGCGGCTGACCATCTCGGATACGGGGCACGGCATGGCGCCCGAGGTGCGGGCGCGCATCTTCGAGCCCTTCTACACCACGCGGGCCAGCGGCACCGGGCTGGGGCTCGCCATCGTCCGGCGCATCGTCGACAGCCACCATGGCGAGGTGGCCGTGCACAGCACCGTGGGACAGGGCACCACCTTCACCGTGTGGCTGCCGTATGCCTCGGGGCCGGAGCAGGTGACGGGGTAA